The Lysobacter luteus genome contains the following window.
TTGTGCAATATCGCCTTCGCCGATTTCGTGGGCAGGTCGCCGGCCGAGATCGAAGGTCGCTCGCCGACCGAACTCGGCATACACGAGGCGCTTGCACCGCTGCTCGACGGAGACGAGGCGATGTTGGCGTCGCGCAAGGAGCTGCGACGTGGCGAGGTTCCGGTGACCGGGCCCGATGGGGTGATCCGCTGGTTCCAGTTGATCAAGCGGCTGCTGGAGACCGCGGACGGTCGTAGGCAACAGGTAGTGACTGTCGCGGTCGATGTGTCGGTTCGGCACCAGATCGCCCAGATGAAGACGGAGTTCATTTCGACCGTCAGCCATGAGTTGCGGACCCCGCTGACTGCGATACGTGGCGCGCTGTCGATGTTGAGCGACGGAACCGCGGGTGCGATCCCCGGTGAAGCGCGGCCGCTGCTGGATATCGCCCTGCGCAACGGCGAGCGACTGGTCCGCCTGATCAACGACATCCTCGACATCGAGAAGCTGGATGCAGGACGGATCGAGTTGCAACTCGGACAGATGCAGCTCGGCCCGCTGGTGGACCTGGCGCTCGAGCAGATCGGGCCTTATGCACGCGAGTACGGGATCACCGTACGGCGCATGGATGGCGATGACGCGACGGTGCAGACGGACCCGGACCGGTTTGCGCAGGTGATGGACAACCTGCTGTCCAATGCCATCAAACACTCACCGGCCGGTGGCGAAGTGCGTGTGGGCGTGCAGCGACAAGGGGACAGCGTTGAGGTCTCGGTGTCCGACGACGGCGCCGGCATCCCCGAATCATTCCGCCAACGCGTGTTCGAGCGGTTCGCCCAGGCCGATTCTTCCGACGCCCGCCGCCGGGGTGGCACCGGACTCGGGCTGGCGATCACCCGCTCGCTTGTCGAGCGGTTCGGCGGCCAGATCGGCTTCATCACCGCCGACGGCACGGGCACCCGGTTCCACGTCCGGCTCCCGGTCATCGCTGCGGATGGCGAGCACGATGATCCGGCCGGTGACATCGACGCGGCGACCGAATCCGGCGCGAACGCCCGGGTGCTGGTGTTCGAGCGTCGGGAAGACTGCGCGCAGGGTCTGGTCGCCCAACTGCGCCAGCACGGCTACGACTGCGTGGTAGCCGACAGTGCGGCGCTCGCCTGGCGGGTGCTGGAAGAGCAACATATCGACGCGCTGGTGCTTGCCGTCGGCGGTGAAGGCGAGGGCGGGCTCGGTTTCCTGCGCGTCCTCCGCGACCGCAAGGGCTTCCGCCACCTTCCGGTGGTGGTGGCCAGCCTGACGGCCAGCGGCGATGCCGCCGATATCGAAGGCGGTGCGCTGGGCGTGGTCGACTGGTTGCGCAAGCCGATGCAGCCCGAGCGCGTGGTCGAAGCGGTTCGCAGTGTGCTGGGGCGCGATCGCCAGGTCCCCAGCGTGCTGCATGTCGAGGACGATCCCGACCTGCGCGCGTTGCTGGCAAAATTGTTGCAGGGCGACCGTCTGCACCTGTACCCGGCGGCCTCGCTGGCCGAAGCGCGCGCGCAACTCACGCGGCGCCATTACAGCCTGGTGATCCTCGACCTGGGGCTGCCCGATGGCGACGGATCGGACCTGTTGGCCGAACTGTCCAACGCGCGGCCGCCGACCTACGTGATCATCTTCTCGGCGCGCGATACCCCGACGCACGACAATGACATCGTGCTGCGGCATCTGGTGAAGTCACGCCACCGTGCCGCGGAACTGGCCATGCTGGTGAGCAGGTACCTCACGGAGTGGCCGCAAGGCAGGAACGGAGGAACGGCATGACGGAACAGACCCGGCGCTTACTGATGGTGGAGGACGAGGAGGACATCGCCTTCATCCTGCGGTTCCTGCTGGAGCGCAACGGTTACCAGGTCGACCACGCGGCGGATGGCCGGGTGGCACTGGAGTGGTTGGCCGGCGAAGTGCCGGAAATTGTGTTGATGGACATCATGCTGCCGTACCACGACGGAATAGAGCTCGTCGAACGGCTCCGCGCTACCCCGGGCTGGCAGTCCGTGCCGGTGCTGATGTTGTCGGCCAAGGCGCGCGAGGCAGACATCGTTCGCGCGCTCGAACTGGGCGCCGATGACTACGTGACCAAGCCTTTCCAACCCGAAGAAGTGCTGGCGCGGATCCGCCGGTTGTTGCGGAGGCCAGCTTGAGCACCTGTGCCGCACGAGCCAGCCGTACCACGGGTGCGTTGCGGGTTCTGCTGGCGCTGGCTGCGCCGATGGCACACGCGCAGGCGCAAACGGAGATGCAGGCGTCGACCCCGCGCGAGTCGATCACTATCTCGCATCGCGGCGAATCACCCGACAACGGCCTGCAGGCGTGGAACGCCCAGCGGCTCGACTACGCGCGGAACCAGCCGGGCAACTGGAGCGTCGGTGCCTCGCTGGTGCGCGAAGCACGCTTCGGCCAGGTCGACGGCGGCGCCGAACTGCGCGGTGCGCTCAGCGTGGGCGACGGCTGGAGCGTGCAGGGCGAGGTGGGCGCGTTCCCGCATCCGCATTTCCAGCCCGAATGGTTCGCCGATGTGCGGGTCGAACGACCGATGGCCCGAGTAGGCGAGGCGACCCTGGTCGGTTCGGCGGGCCTGCGGCGGACCCGCTACCGCGACACTACCGTCGACCGCCTCGCGGTCGGCACCGAGGTGTACCGCGGCAACTGGCGTTTTGGCTACACCTTCAACTTGACCCGCGTCGACGGAAGCTCGCTGCCCGGCCATGCGCTCGCCCTGGACCGGTATTACGGCGACGACAGCTGGGTGGGATTGCGGCTCGACACCGGCGAGGAAGATGCACTGCTGCCCGGAGACGTCGTTGCAACCGAGATCGACTCGATCGGCCTGCGCGGACGCCACTGGTGGACGCCGGCCTGGGCGCTGGAATGGGGGGGCGGGCATGTCGCACAGTCGGACTTGTACGACCGCCGCTGGTGGATGCTTGGGGTACGCCATGCGTTCTGATGCCGCGCGCGGCCGGGACCGGGAGTCCCGCCGCGGCGGGACGCGCTGATGTCGGCCTGGTACGACCTCCCGGCGGATCCGGTGCTGCGGGCCGCGTTTTACCTGGCCTGCGGCCTGGCGCTCGTGACCGTGCTGATCATGGTCCAGGTGCTGGTGCTGTCACAGCTCGCCGTGCGGCGGCAGCGGGAACGTAAAGCCTTCACCGCAACGTGGCGGCCCATATTGGCCCTCGCCAGCCTTTCCGGGCAGCCGGGCGAAGTGCCGGCGGCGCCGACCGGGAGCCAGGAACTCTGGTTCCTGATGCTGTGGAACCGCACCCAGCGGCAACTGCGCGGCGACGCCCGTAACCGGCTCAACCAGTTTGCCGTGCAACTGGGGATCGACCGTTGTGCCATCGAGCTGGTACGCGGTCGTGGCGTGCGTCGGCAACTGGTCGGCCTGGCGACGTTGCGCTCCCTCGCCGATGAGGCCCATTGGGACACGATCGTGGCGCTGGTGGAGCACGCCAACCCGTTCCTGTCGCTCGCCGCCGCCGAAGCGCTGGTCGCCGCCGCCCCCGCACGCGCGATGCAGCGGATCCTGCCGATCGCGGCGACCCGCCGCGACTGGGCCATCCTGCGCCTGGCCACCGTCTGCCGGCGTGCCGGCCGCGAGGCGGTCACCCAGGCGCTGTTGCCGCTGCTGCCGCAGGCCGCCGATGCGACATCGCGGCTGTTCGCGATCATCGATTGGGCCGAACCCGCGCGCGTGGCGCCGTGGGCCCGCGATAACCTGGGTGACGAGCGCCCGATCGTCCAGCGAACGTCCGCAACCCGGGTGCTTGGCGAACTGGGCGACCCGCGTGACCGGTCGCTCCTGCAGGCCTTGCTCAGCGACCCGCACCCTGACCTGCGGCTGGCCGCGCTGCGGGCGATGCGCCGCCACTTCTCGTCGGACGATGCCGGGTTGCTGCAACCGCTGCTGGCCGATCCCAGCTGGTGGGTCCGGCAGGAGGCCGCCGATGCGCTGGTCGCGCTGCCCGGCACCTCGCGTCAGTCGCTGGAGTCGCTCGCGCGCGCGCTGGACGACCGATACGGCCGCGACGCGCTGGTGCGCGCGCTGGCGGAGCGTCCGGCATGAGCAACGCGGTGCTCTGGTGGCTGCAACTGGGCTTCATTGGCTATTTCATCGCCCTCAACGGCGGCTACCTGCTGCTCAACCTGACCTCGATGATCAGCCTGCGCCGCTACATGGCGCTGCGCGCCGACCTTGGCGACGAAGCGCCGTACCTTGGCATCGAGCCGGCGATCTCGTTGCTGGTGCCGGGCTACAACGAGGAGGCGACGATCTGCACCTCGGTGCGATCGATGCTGCAGTTGCAATACCCCGATTTCGAACTGGTGGTGATCAACGACGGCTCGCGCGACCGCACGCTGGATGTGCTGATCGAGACGTTCGAACTGGTCCCGTACCCGCAGCCGTTGCGCCGCACCGTCGCGCACAAACCCGTGCGCGGGGTCTACCGGTCGCGTCGCCATCCCAACCTGCGAGTGATCGACAAGGAGAACGGAGGCAAGGCCGATGCCCTCAACGCTGGCATCAACGCCGCACGGCACCGGCTGTTCTGCGCGGTGGATGCCGATTCGATCCTGCAACGTGACAGCCTGTTGCGGGTCGTGCAGCCGTTCCTTGAGGACGAGCGCACGGTCGCCGCCGGCGGCACGGTGCGCATCGCCAACGGCTCCGAGGTGGTGGGCGGGTTCCTGCTGCGCGCCGGCTTGCCGGACACGCTGATCGCGCGCTTCCAGATCGTCGAGTACCTTCGCGCGTTCCTGTTCGGCCGACTGGGCTGGTCGCCGCTCAACGCCGTGCTGATCATCTCCGGTGCATTCGGTTTGTTCGACCGCCAGCGCGTGGTCGATGCCGGCGGCTACCGCACCGATACGGTTGGCGAGGACATGGAGCTGGTCGTCCGCCTGCACCGCTATCACCGTGAGCGCCGCATCCCGTACCGTATCCGCTACCTGCCCGATCCGATCTGCTGGACCGAGGCGCCGGAGGACTACGGCACGCTCGGCCGCCAACGCAGCCGCTGGCAGCGCGGGCTGGCCGAAAGCCTGTCGATGCACGTCGGGCTGGTGCTGGGCGGCCGCGGTGGTGCCGCCGGTTACCTGGCGTGGCCGTTCATGGCGTTGTTCGAGTGGTTCGGTCCGCTGGTCGAACTGGCCGGTTACGGTTTCATGATCGGCGGTTTCGTCACCGGGGTGGTGTCGCCGGCGGCGCTGATGGTGTTCCTGATGGTCGCCATCGGCATGGGCATCCTGCTGTCGGTCAACGGGCTGCTGCTGGAGACGCTGTCATTCAAGGTCTACGGCCGCAAGCGCGACATGCTGTCGCTGTTCGCCGTCGCCGTGCTGGAAAACCTTGGCTACCGCCAGTTCAATACGCTGTGGCGCATCCGCGGCATGTGGCAGTGGTTCACCCGCCGCAAACACCAGTGGGGTGTGATGCGGCGCAGCGGCCGCTGGAGTAGCTGACGGCGCGGCGCGTGCCTACTTCTCGACGAAGGCCCGCTCGAACACGTATTGCCCCGGTGTGCCAATCCGGGGCGCCGCGCTGAAGCCGCGGCCGTCGAGCAACGCGCGGAAGTCGGCCAGCATCTGCGGGCTGCCGCAGATCATCGCGCGGTCGTGTTCCGGGTCCAGTGCCTCGATGCCGAGGTGCTGCATCATCTGGCCGGTCGCCATCATGTCGGTCATGCGGCCACGATGGTCGCGGCCCTCGTAAGTGAAAGCCTCGCGGGTGACGGCGGGGAAGTAGCGCAGCTTGTCGCCGATCACCTCGCCGAGGAACTCGTGGTGCGGCAGTTCCTTCTCTACATAGTCGCGATAGGCAAGGTCGCGGGCGTGGCGCACGCCCTGGCACAGGATCACACGCTCGAAGCGCTCGTAGGTTTCCGGGTCCTTGATGACCGACAGCCACGGCGCGAAGCCGGTGCCCGTGCCCAGCAGGTACAGATTGCGGCCCGGGTGGAGGTCGTGGATCAGCAGGGTGCCGGTGGGCTTGCGGCCGACCAGTACCGGGTCGCCCGGCTTGATGTGCTGCAGGCGGGAGGTGAGCGGGCCATCGGGCACCTTGATGCTGAAGAACTCCAGCTGCTCCTCCCAGTTGGCGCTGGCGATGGAGTACGCGCGCAAGAGCGGGCGCGTGCTTCCATCGGCCTGCTCCACCGGCAGCCCGATCATGACGAACTGGCCGTTGTCGAACCGGAAGCCGTCGTCGCGGGTGGTGGTGAAGCTGAAGTAGTCGTCCGTCCAGTGACGGACGTCGAGCACGGTTTCGGTGCCGAAGGCAGAGGACATTCTGGGAGGGGCAAGGCGTGGGAGCCCGCCATTTTAGCCGAGCGTCACCCGCCGGGCTTGCCGGCACCCGTC
Protein-coding sequences here:
- a CDS encoding ATP-binding protein, with protein sequence MKRLSTTTLHNLGFVLVLLLIATIAWQGKRTQDALLETNDEIIDHFELITVGQGVLSSLQDIETGMRGYVLTGEPEYLAPYDTGREKLLRQRARLGEILLARSPAWSPWLAQLDRHIGARIGSAALNVANRDRAGPFRDRAGVGKRAMDRLRDMLGRLEAEERRHLREESAAVRHQVERGRLLAWGGALVILLVSLGTLLLINRNLRARHEAAQRAEAGEARLAKQQAFLRQVVDSDENLIFVCDSIGRIDLCNIAFADFVGRSPAEIEGRSPTELGIHEALAPLLDGDEAMLASRKELRRGEVPVTGPDGVIRWFQLIKRLLETADGRRQQVVTVAVDVSVRHQIAQMKTEFISTVSHELRTPLTAIRGALSMLSDGTAGAIPGEARPLLDIALRNGERLVRLINDILDIEKLDAGRIELQLGQMQLGPLVDLALEQIGPYAREYGITVRRMDGDDATVQTDPDRFAQVMDNLLSNAIKHSPAGGEVRVGVQRQGDSVEVSVSDDGAGIPESFRQRVFERFAQADSSDARRRGGTGLGLAITRSLVERFGGQIGFITADGTGTRFHVRLPVIAADGEHDDPAGDIDAATESGANARVLVFERREDCAQGLVAQLRQHGYDCVVADSAALAWRVLEEQHIDALVLAVGGEGEGGLGFLRVLRDRKGFRHLPVVVASLTASGDAADIEGGALGVVDWLRKPMQPERVVEAVRSVLGRDRQVPSVLHVEDDPDLRALLAKLLQGDRLHLYPAASLAEARAQLTRRHYSLVILDLGLPDGDGSDLLAELSNARPPTYVIIFSARDTPTHDNDIVLRHLVKSRHRAAELAMLVSRYLTEWPQGRNGGTA
- a CDS encoding response regulator transcription factor, producing the protein MTEQTRRLLMVEDEEDIAFILRFLLERNGYQVDHAADGRVALEWLAGEVPEIVLMDIMLPYHDGIELVERLRATPGWQSVPVLMLSAKAREADIVRALELGADDYVTKPFQPEEVLARIRRLLRRPA
- a CDS encoding glycosyltransferase family 2 protein — protein: MSNAVLWWLQLGFIGYFIALNGGYLLLNLTSMISLRRYMALRADLGDEAPYLGIEPAISLLVPGYNEEATICTSVRSMLQLQYPDFELVVINDGSRDRTLDVLIETFELVPYPQPLRRTVAHKPVRGVYRSRRHPNLRVIDKENGGKADALNAGINAARHRLFCAVDADSILQRDSLLRVVQPFLEDERTVAAGGTVRIANGSEVVGGFLLRAGLPDTLIARFQIVEYLRAFLFGRLGWSPLNAVLIISGAFGLFDRQRVVDAGGYRTDTVGEDMELVVRLHRYHRERRIPYRIRYLPDPICWTEAPEDYGTLGRQRSRWQRGLAESLSMHVGLVLGGRGGAAGYLAWPFMALFEWFGPLVELAGYGFMIGGFVTGVVSPAALMVFLMVAIGMGILLSVNGLLLETLSFKVYGRKRDMLSLFAVAVLENLGYRQFNTLWRIRGMWQWFTRRKHQWGVMRRSGRWSS
- a CDS encoding YaiO family outer membrane beta-barrel protein encodes the protein MSTCAARASRTTGALRVLLALAAPMAHAQAQTEMQASTPRESITISHRGESPDNGLQAWNAQRLDYARNQPGNWSVGASLVREARFGQVDGGAELRGALSVGDGWSVQGEVGAFPHPHFQPEWFADVRVERPMARVGEATLVGSAGLRRTRYRDTTVDRLAVGTEVYRGNWRFGYTFNLTRVDGSSLPGHALALDRYYGDDSWVGLRLDTGEEDALLPGDVVATEIDSIGLRGRHWWTPAWALEWGGGHVAQSDLYDRRWWMLGVRHAF
- a CDS encoding HEAT repeat domain-containing protein encodes the protein MSAWYDLPADPVLRAAFYLACGLALVTVLIMVQVLVLSQLAVRRQRERKAFTATWRPILALASLSGQPGEVPAAPTGSQELWFLMLWNRTQRQLRGDARNRLNQFAVQLGIDRCAIELVRGRGVRRQLVGLATLRSLADEAHWDTIVALVEHANPFLSLAAAEALVAAAPARAMQRILPIAATRRDWAILRLATVCRRAGREAVTQALLPLLPQAADATSRLFAIIDWAEPARVAPWARDNLGDERPIVQRTSATRVLGELGDPRDRSLLQALLSDPHPDLRLAALRAMRRHFSSDDAGLLQPLLADPSWWVRQEAADALVALPGTSRQSLESLARALDDRYGRDALVRALAERPA
- a CDS encoding ferredoxin--NADP reductase — encoded protein: MSSAFGTETVLDVRHWTDDYFSFTTTRDDGFRFDNGQFVMIGLPVEQADGSTRPLLRAYSIASANWEEQLEFFSIKVPDGPLTSRLQHIKPGDPVLVGRKPTGTLLIHDLHPGRNLYLLGTGTGFAPWLSVIKDPETYERFERVILCQGVRHARDLAYRDYVEKELPHHEFLGEVIGDKLRYFPAVTREAFTYEGRDHRGRMTDMMATGQMMQHLGIEALDPEHDRAMICGSPQMLADFRALLDGRGFSAAPRIGTPGQYVFERAFVEK